A region of the Paraburkholderia flava genome:
AAACCCAGACAGCTTGCGCTGACCGCGATCGCATCGCTTCTTGCGATGTCGGCGATGTCCGTGATGTCGAACGCTAACGCCACCGTCGATCTGATCGCGAAAGGCCAGATCAGCGGCACGATCTCCGACCTGTCGCGCGAAACGGCGGCGCCGCTCGAAAACGGCGCGCCGGGAAATCTGCTGGGCGGTCTCGGCTCGGGCATGAGCTACGCGGGCTGCAATACGTTCGTCGCGTTGCCTGACCGTGGTCCCAACGCGATCTCGTACAACGCGGCAATCGACGACACGGTGTCGTACATCAACCGCTTCGAGACGTTCCGTCTGTCGCTGTCCGCTACGCCGGCGGGTTCGGATCTGCCGTACGCGCTCACGCCGAAACTGGTCGACACAACACTGCTGCACACCTCCGACCGGCTCGTGTATGGCAACGGCGCAGCAGCCGGTGTGCCGAACGGCGCACCGAAGCTGAACCGGCAGAACCACACGAACTACTTCACCGGACGCTCGGACAACTTCGACCCGACGCATCTGTCGACGAATCCGCTCGACGCGCGTCTCGATCCCGAAAGCATCCGCGTGAGCAACGACGGACAGAGCGTGTTCATCTCCGACGAGTACGGTCCGTACATCTATCGATTCGATCGCCGCACGGGACGCCGGATCGATGTGATCAAGGTGCCCGATTCGTTCGCCGTGTCGACGCTCAGTTCCGTGGGCAACACCGAGATCAGCGCGAACACCTCCGGTCGCGTCGCGAACAAGGGCATGGAAGGGCTCGCGATTTCGCCCGACGGCAGAACGCTGTTCGGCGCGATGCAAAGTCCGCTGCTGCAGGACGGCGGCACCAATGGCGGCTTCACGCGGATTCTGCGCGTCGATCTGCGCACGGGCAGAAGCCAGCAGTTTGCGTATCCGCTCACGAATATCGGCACGTCGGCGAAGCCGAACTATCCGACGATCAGCGACGTGGTCGCCGTCAACGACCACGTGCTGCTGATGGACGAGCGCGACGGCAAGGGGCTCGGCGACGATTCGACCGCTAAATTCAAGCAGGTGTTTCGCGTCGACCTGAACGGTGCGCAGGACGTCAGCCAGGCGAGCGGTCAGGCGGGCCTCGCGCCGTATGCGGTGCAGAAGTCGTTGTTCCTCGATGTGGTCGCCGTGCTGACGTCGCACGGCTTCAGCGCGAAGGACATCCCCGCGAAACTCGAAAGCCTGACGTTCGGTCCGGATATCACGATGAACGGCGTGCGCAAGCACACGTTCCTGATCGCGAACGACAACGACTTTATCGGCACGGTCACCGATTCGAATCATCCGGCGGGGATCGACAATCCGAACCAGTTCTTCGTCTTCGCGATGGATAAGAGCGATCTGCCGGATTATGTGCCGCAGCAGTTCTCTGGCTTCCCGTTCGGCGGTGGTCAGGGATTTTTCGGCCACTCGAATGAATGCAGCTTCGTGAAAGATGGACACGACGGTCCCGGCCATTCGTGGCCGTGGCATTGATGGGTTGTTCGGGTTTTGATGTGCGCGTGGTTCGATGAACCAGAACCTGTGCGTGGCCGATGCGGTTAGTTTGTCGGCCACGTGACGGGTGCGTCTTTCAGCGTATTGTTGACGTGGCCGTCGCGCAGACGATGCGCGCGACACGTCTCGCGTGCACGGCTTGCATTGCGCGTGCAGCGCTTACTGCTGCGCCTGCTGTTGCTGCACCTGCCGCGTGATAAACCGCTCCTGCGCGGCAAGCACGTCATCCGCACTACGTCCCACGAGTTCGCGATACACCGACGGTGCCGTCGCACCTTCGGTGTTGATCAGCAGCACGCGAGCGTGTGCATCGAGCGAGATGCGTTCACGCGACGCGGCATCGCGCGCCAGCGCAAGCAGACCCGCGACACCCGCAACACCCGATTCGCCGCCGACGATCGGCACGTCCCGAGCGCTCCCCTCCGCGACGATGCGCATCGCGCGCACGGCGGCGTCGTCGGTGACGGTCATGAACGCATCCACAGAGTGCTCGAGAAAACGCCACGCGAGCGGCGACGCCGCACCGCACGCGAGCCCGGCCATCACCGAATCGACCGAACCCGTCGCGTGCGCCGCGCGCTGCGCGAGCGCACTTTGCAGCAGACAGTCGGCCTGCTGCGGCTCGACGACGACGAAGGTCGGCCGCCGCGCGCCCCAACCCTCCGTGAAGTAGCTGACGATCCCAGCCGCGAGACCGCCGACTCCGCCTTGCAGCAGCACGTGCGTGAACGGGCACGCGTCGTCCGGTTGTGCGCTGGCCTGTTCCAGCGCTTCCGCGACGATCGTACCGTAGCCCTGCATCACGTCACGTGGAATGTCTTCGTAGCCGTCCCACGAGGTGTCTGATACGACGTGCCAGTCGTTTTCAGCCGCAAGCCGCGCGGCCTCTTCGACCGACGCATCGTAATTGCCTTCGATACGCACGATCTGCGCGCCGAATGCCGCAATCGATGCTTCGCGTTCCTCGCTCACATGCCGGTGAATCACGATCGCGCAGCGGCAGCCGATCGATTGCGCGGCGGCCGCGAGTGCGCGACCGTGATTGCCGTCGGTCGCGCTGACGACCGTGAAGCGGTCGAGCGACTTCGCATGTCGACCGGTGAACAGATCGGCGGCGTGCCACCCGCGCGCGGCCGGCTGCCGAAGGATCAGCCTCGCGAGCGCGATCGGTGCGCCGAGCGCCTTGAAGCTGCCGAGCGATGCGCGCTTCGACTCGTCCTTGATCGCAAGCTGCGCGATGCCGATCTTCGCGGCGAGATCGGGCAGATGCCACAGCGGCGTCGGTTCACGCGACAGCACGGACCAGTGCGCGAGCCAGCGCCGGCTTTCGTCGGCGCGCGCGACGCTCATGATGAGCTGCAGTGCGTCGCTATAGGGCGCGCGGGTGGCCTGTGGGTTGGGGATGAACGTCGTGGTCATGATTTACCTGGGGCGTGTAATAGCGGGGCATCAATCCAGTCACGCAGAAGCGCGCGGCAAACGTAGCCGCACGATCTCCGCGAAGTAGCGTGCGCCCGTGACGAGCACGTCGTCGTTGAAGTCGTACCGCGCGTTGTGCAATGGCGTGCTGCCCGGGCTGTCGCCATCGCCGTTACCGATGAAAACGAACGCACCGGGCACGACGCGCAGGAAAGCGCCGAAGTCTTCGGAAATCATCATCGGCTGCACGTTCGCGTCGACGTTCTGTGCACCGACGACGCGCGTCGCCGCTTCGACGGCGGTCGGCACGCAGCTTTCCCAGTTCACGGTCGGCGCGAACTCGTGCGTGTAGCTGAATTCGCACTGCGCGCCGTGCAGCGCGCACAACCCTTCAGCGATCTCGCGCATCCGGCGTTCGAGCAGCGCTTGCACGTCGGGCGTATAGCTGCGCGTGTCGCCCTTGATGATCACATTGCTGGGAATCGCGTTGCGGATGCCGTCGGTGAAGAGCTCAGTGCACGAGATGACGGCGGGCACGCTCGGGTCGAGCGTGCGCGACACGACGGTCTGCAATGCAAGCACGATCTGCGCGGCGATCACGATCGGATCGACGCCCATGTGCGGACGTGCAGCATGCGTGCCGCGTCCTTTCACGTGGATCGTGAAGTTGTCTTCGCTGGCCATGATGCCGCCGACGCGCGTTGCGATGTGTCCCGCCGGCATGCCGGGCATGTTGTGCGCGCCGTAGATTTCGTCGATGGGAAAACGCTCGAACAGGCCATCGTCGATCATCGCTTTCGCGCCGCGTCCGTGCTCTTCGGCCGGCTGGAAAATGATCCGCACGGT
Encoded here:
- a CDS encoding esterase-like activity of phytase family protein, with protein sequence MSAMSVMSNANATVDLIAKGQISGTISDLSRETAAPLENGAPGNLLGGLGSGMSYAGCNTFVALPDRGPNAISYNAAIDDTVSYINRFETFRLSLSATPAGSDLPYALTPKLVDTTLLHTSDRLVYGNGAAAGVPNGAPKLNRQNHTNYFTGRSDNFDPTHLSTNPLDARLDPESIRVSNDGQSVFISDEYGPYIYRFDRRTGRRIDVIKVPDSFAVSTLSSVGNTEISANTSGRVANKGMEGLAISPDGRTLFGAMQSPLLQDGGTNGGFTRILRVDLRTGRSQQFAYPLTNIGTSAKPNYPTISDVVAVNDHVLLMDERDGKGLGDDSTAKFKQVFRVDLNGAQDVSQASGQAGLAPYAVQKSLFLDVVAVLTSHGFSAKDIPAKLESLTFGPDITMNGVRKHTFLIANDNDFIGTVTDSNHPAGIDNPNQFFVFAMDKSDLPDYVPQQFSGFPFGGGQGFFGHSNECSFVKDGHDGPGHSWPWH
- a CDS encoding diaminopropionate ammonia-lyase codes for the protein MTTTFIPNPQATRAPYSDALQLIMSVARADESRRWLAHWSVLSREPTPLWHLPDLAAKIGIAQLAIKDESKRASLGSFKALGAPIALARLILRQPAARGWHAADLFTGRHAKSLDRFTVVSATDGNHGRALAAAAQSIGCRCAIVIHRHVSEEREASIAAFGAQIVRIEGNYDASVEEAARLAAENDWHVVSDTSWDGYEDIPRDVMQGYGTIVAEALEQASAQPDDACPFTHVLLQGGVGGLAAGIVSYFTEGWGARRPTFVVVEPQQADCLLQSALAQRAAHATGSVDSVMAGLACGAASPLAWRFLEHSVDAFMTVTDDAAVRAMRIVAEGSARDVPIVGGESGVAGVAGLLALARDAASRERISLDAHARVLLINTEGATAPSVYRELVGRSADDVLAAQERFITRQVQQQQAQQ
- a CDS encoding M20 aminoacylase family protein, translating into MSTVLPFERQLTQWRRQLHRHPETGFEEVHTSDFVAQVLADLGMEVVRGIGGTGLVASLKLGSGRGVIGLRAEMDALNIAEDAADRPYVSQIAGKSHACGHDGHMTMILGAAQLLCERRDFDGTVRIIFQPAEEHGRGAKAMIDDGLFERFPIDEIYGAHNMPGMPAGHIATRVGGIMASEDNFTIHVKGRGTHAARPHMGVDPIVIAAQIVLALQTVVSRTLDPSVPAVISCTELFTDGIRNAIPSNVIIKGDTRSYTPDVQALLERRMREIAEGLCALHGAQCEFSYTHEFAPTVNWESCVPTAVEAATRVVGAQNVDANVQPMMISEDFGAFLRVVPGAFVFIGNGDGDSPGSTPLHNARYDFNDDVLVTGARYFAEIVRLRLPRASA